The Fimbriimonas ginsengisoli Gsoil 348 genome window below encodes:
- a CDS encoding polysaccharide deacetylase family protein: MAVAASPSVLSHSKATVKSIPSPGVSPAPALANGPRASNRPPNTMGSVFVVEYHHIRAGKNSMIRSPKEFRADLERLYKLGFRPCTVSQYLNNQMDMPPGATPAVFTFDDSNPSQLQLRPDGAVDPNCAVGIWQEFAKLHPDFPVRATFYVLPDVMWGQPKMLEKKLALLKSLGCELGNHTVTHPILRKLSDDKVKEEIAVATDRLEKLGVPLPVSLALPFGVSPKNKQLLRGFDYKGKRYVQKAVFLVGAEPACSPMDPKLDRYRIPRIQAYNGPMGLPEWLDKFERGQVKAYVAP; encoded by the coding sequence ATGGCGGTCGCCGCATCCCCTTCGGTGTTATCCCATTCGAAAGCGACGGTTAAGAGCATACCGAGCCCCGGCGTCTCTCCGGCGCCTGCGCTTGCGAACGGCCCCCGGGCCAGCAATCGGCCGCCAAATACGATGGGGAGCGTCTTCGTCGTGGAGTACCACCACATCCGAGCGGGCAAGAACTCGATGATCCGTTCGCCGAAGGAATTTCGAGCCGATTTGGAGCGGCTTTACAAGCTCGGCTTCCGTCCGTGCACCGTCAGCCAGTACCTGAACAATCAAATGGATATGCCTCCCGGGGCCACGCCGGCGGTTTTCACCTTCGACGATTCCAATCCATCCCAGCTCCAGCTCCGGCCCGACGGCGCGGTAGACCCGAACTGCGCGGTCGGGATCTGGCAAGAGTTTGCGAAGCTCCACCCCGACTTTCCAGTTCGAGCAACGTTCTACGTTTTGCCAGATGTGATGTGGGGTCAGCCGAAGATGCTGGAAAAGAAGCTCGCCCTGCTGAAGAGCCTTGGATGCGAGTTGGGGAATCACACCGTGACTCATCCGATCCTGAGAAAACTCTCCGACGATAAGGTGAAGGAGGAGATAGCGGTCGCGACCGATCGTCTTGAGAAGCTTGGGGTTCCCCTCCCCGTATCGCTCGCCCTTCCGTTCGGCGTTTCGCCGAAGAACAAGCAGCTTCTGCGCGGCTTCGACTACAAAGGGAAGCGGTACGTCCAAAAGGCGGTTTTCCTCGTCGGCGCAGAGCCGGCCTGCTCCCCAATGGATCCCAAGCTCGACCGCTACCGCATCCCCCGCATCCAAGCCTATAATGGCCCCATGGGCCTTCCCGAATGGCTCGATAAGTTCGAGCGGGGTCAGGTTAAGGCTTACGTGGCTCCGTAA
- the queF gene encoding preQ(1) synthase has translation MPEIEVFPNPAAQRDYLIKHVCPEFTSVCPKTGQPDFATIELEYIPDESCIELKSLKLYYYSFRNEGIYYEAVTNRLLDELVEACKPRWMRVTGIFNVRGGISSVVAAETGPRS, from the coding sequence ATGCCTGAAATCGAGGTGTTTCCTAATCCTGCGGCGCAGCGTGACTACCTGATCAAGCACGTATGCCCTGAGTTCACGAGCGTTTGTCCGAAGACGGGGCAGCCGGATTTTGCCACGATCGAGCTGGAATACATCCCCGACGAGAGCTGCATCGAGCTGAAGTCGCTGAAGCTGTACTACTACTCGTTCCGAAACGAGGGGATCTACTACGAAGCCGTGACGAACCGGCTCCTAGACGAGCTTGTGGAGGCTTGCAAACCTCGATGGATGCGGGTCACCGGCATCTTCAACGTTCGGGGCGGCATCTCGTCGGTCGTCGCCGCCGAGACCGGCCCCCGCTCGTAG
- a CDS encoding histidine triad nucleotide-binding protein: MPTLFTKIIQREIPANIVYEDEHVVAFRDIDPKAPTHILIVPRSEIPGLADLPETGDHMYLLNAAKKIAEQEGLTEGYRLVINQGESAGQSVPHLHAHLIGGRPLGWPPG, translated from the coding sequence ATGCCGACGCTGTTCACAAAGATCATTCAGCGCGAAATCCCGGCGAACATCGTGTACGAGGACGAGCACGTCGTGGCGTTCCGCGACATCGACCCCAAAGCGCCGACCCACATCCTCATCGTCCCGCGCTCCGAAATACCCGGACTCGCCGACCTGCCGGAAACCGGCGACCACATGTATTTGCTCAATGCCGCCAAAAAGATCGCGGAGCAAGAGGGGCTGACCGAAGGCTACCGCTTGGTCATCAATCAGGGCGAATCCGCCGGCCAATCGGTACCCCACCTCCATGCCCACCTGATCGGCGGAAGGCCGTTGGGCTGGCCACCGGGTTAG
- a CDS encoding DUF72 domain-containing protein produces MAPGLYIGTSGWMYDAWRADWYGKLPKRLWLAHDAERFTAVEVDASFYRQQRPETYANWASQVPEEFRFAVRGHRFLTHNKKLLDAEEPLRRMKEQASGLGKKLGVMLWQLPPFMRINVERVRLFGEALKAWPETRHALELRHDSWFTAEVAAVLTQYGIANTISDASKFPRWDAVTTDLVYVRLHGRPFTYASRYEEPELDQWTEKVRRWHAEGRTVHVYFDNDAHGHAPHDAMRLLERVQQRGTGGSPVGIRGGPPRKKPSTEAPAYL; encoded by the coding sequence ATGGCGCCGGGGCTTTACATCGGAACATCGGGTTGGATGTACGACGCCTGGCGCGCCGATTGGTATGGAAAACTGCCGAAGCGGCTTTGGCTCGCCCACGATGCCGAGCGTTTCACCGCCGTCGAAGTCGATGCTTCCTTCTATCGTCAGCAGCGGCCCGAAACGTATGCGAACTGGGCGTCGCAAGTGCCGGAAGAGTTTCGCTTCGCAGTCCGGGGGCACCGCTTCCTCACCCACAACAAGAAGCTGCTAGACGCGGAGGAACCGCTACGGCGCATGAAGGAGCAGGCATCGGGGCTGGGGAAAAAGCTCGGCGTGATGCTTTGGCAACTCCCGCCGTTCATGCGGATTAATGTCGAGCGGGTTCGGCTGTTCGGCGAGGCATTGAAGGCTTGGCCAGAAACGCGGCACGCGCTCGAGCTCCGCCATGACTCTTGGTTTACCGCCGAGGTCGCCGCGGTTCTCACCCAATACGGGATCGCAAACACGATCTCCGATGCGAGTAAATTCCCTCGCTGGGATGCCGTCACTACCGACCTGGTCTACGTGCGCCTTCACGGCCGTCCGTTTACCTATGCTTCCCGCTATGAAGAGCCCGAGTTGGATCAGTGGACGGAGAAGGTGCGGCGTTGGCACGCCGAAGGGCGCACCGTCCACGTGTACTTCGATAACGATGCCCACGGCCACGCTCCCCACGACGCGATGCGACTGCTGGAGCGGGTGCAGCAGCGTGGCACGGGCGGCTCGCCCGTGGGTATCCGGGGCGGCCCGCCCCGGAAGAAACCTTCGACTGAGGCCCCAGCCTATCTTTAG
- a CDS encoding putative glycoside hydrolase: protein MPQSRFHFQPVTYAALAIMLATLYSCSSGGAATGSEDASTPKVAKGPAGKLPSKPANTETKAAPPAHKYTFERPKAVKGIYLTAWSAGSSTKMAKVLDMIDKNELNAVVIDVRDTGDMYWKTGIKLADECKATMVAIPKPDALFQSLEKHKVWPIARIACFRDNWVPKKHPEMAVQSGGGRVWRDRSGHSWLDPYNKKNWEYLAQTVEFALDAGFPEVQLDYVRFPSEGKSSTQVFPGKKTYPDQKAKPEDVIEQFANFIGEKVHARGALYSSDIFGIISSTRKDQGIGQALEKVAGPFDVISPMVYPSHFANGEYGIPNPDKAPYAIIKKSLTDYKKRLPKKDVRPWLQAFSLRAHYGRAEVQAQIKAARELGYNEYLLWNAANRYAEGLVDKDGAKPTSASAPPAKGATTEKVSTPASKVTETPKK from the coding sequence ATGCCCCAATCTCGTTTCCATTTTCAACCTGTGACCTACGCCGCGCTGGCAATTATGCTAGCGACCCTCTATTCTTGCTCATCCGGCGGCGCGGCGACAGGCTCTGAAGATGCATCGACGCCAAAAGTAGCAAAGGGGCCCGCCGGCAAACTCCCCAGCAAGCCCGCCAACACCGAGACGAAGGCTGCGCCTCCCGCGCACAAATACACGTTCGAACGGCCAAAGGCGGTGAAGGGGATTTATCTGACGGCTTGGTCGGCCGGCTCCTCGACCAAGATGGCGAAGGTGCTCGACATGATCGATAAGAACGAGCTCAATGCGGTTGTCATCGACGTGAGGGACACCGGCGACATGTATTGGAAGACCGGGATCAAGCTCGCCGACGAGTGTAAGGCGACGATGGTCGCGATTCCAAAACCGGACGCCCTATTCCAAAGTTTGGAGAAACACAAGGTCTGGCCCATCGCCCGGATCGCCTGTTTCCGCGACAACTGGGTTCCCAAGAAGCACCCGGAGATGGCCGTGCAATCGGGCGGGGGACGCGTGTGGCGCGACCGCTCAGGACATTCGTGGCTCGATCCCTACAACAAGAAGAATTGGGAATACCTCGCCCAAACCGTCGAATTCGCGCTCGATGCCGGGTTCCCGGAGGTCCAACTCGACTACGTTCGCTTCCCGAGCGAAGGCAAATCCTCGACCCAGGTCTTCCCGGGCAAGAAAACCTATCCCGACCAGAAGGCGAAGCCGGAGGATGTGATCGAACAGTTCGCCAACTTTATCGGCGAGAAGGTTCATGCTAGGGGCGCACTGTATTCGTCCGACATTTTTGGCATCATCTCCTCCACCCGGAAGGACCAAGGAATCGGCCAAGCGCTTGAGAAGGTCGCCGGGCCGTTCGATGTGATCAGCCCGATGGTTTATCCGTCCCACTTCGCGAACGGCGAATACGGGATTCCGAATCCAGACAAGGCGCCTTACGCGATCATCAAGAAGTCGCTCACCGACTACAAGAAGCGCCTGCCGAAGAAGGATGTGCGGCCCTGGCTTCAAGCCTTCTCGCTCCGCGCCCACTACGGCCGGGCGGAGGTCCAAGCCCAGATCAAGGCGGCCCGAGAGCTGGGATACAACGAATATCTCCTTTGGAACGCGGCCAACCGATACGCGGAAGGGCTCGTGGACAAAGACGGGGCAAAGCCGACGAGCGCCAGCGCTCCTCCAGCGAAGGGCGCCACCACTGAGAAAGTCTCGACGCCGGCCAGCAAAGTTACGGAGACTCCTAAGAAGTAG